The proteins below are encoded in one region of Paenibacillus albus:
- a CDS encoding RnfABCDGE type electron transport complex subunit D yields MAQWIKTPKTYILIAIAVYLSIASWATHSMSGIENGGIAAGTAIVVDVFFALIKKRKRILPDGAAITGLIVASILSMNTAWPIVASTAGLSIISKHLLVYKKKPIINPAAFGLFLSIPIFHAEQSWWGAFGDLPGWYIPLLLIGGYIVTNRVNKYPQVFAFFLISFALTLAMAYFHKGDAFDALRPPFINATLFFGCFMLTDPPTSPAKTRDQVLFGVIAAVAGSVVYELYGGLMYLFIGLLAGNVFHVLMQRLTANRPKSSSKPSSKPKSKPLST; encoded by the coding sequence AAACTTATATTCTTATTGCCATCGCGGTCTATCTCTCGATCGCTTCTTGGGCGACGCACAGCATGAGCGGAATAGAAAACGGAGGAATCGCAGCTGGCACAGCAATAGTCGTCGATGTTTTTTTCGCACTCATCAAGAAGCGTAAACGCATTCTGCCAGACGGCGCCGCTATTACAGGTCTGATTGTCGCGAGTATATTAAGCATGAACACCGCTTGGCCTATCGTTGCGAGTACGGCAGGTCTTTCAATCATTTCTAAGCATCTGCTTGTTTATAAGAAAAAGCCGATTATTAATCCAGCAGCATTCGGACTGTTCTTGTCCATCCCGATCTTTCACGCCGAACAGAGCTGGTGGGGCGCTTTCGGGGACCTTCCCGGTTGGTATATCCCGCTGTTGCTGATCGGGGGATATATAGTAACGAATCGCGTGAATAAGTATCCCCAAGTATTCGCTTTCTTCTTGATCTCGTTCGCATTGACATTAGCAATGGCATATTTTCATAAAGGTGACGCCTTCGATGCGCTCCGCCCGCCGTTTATCAATGCGACCTTGTTCTTTGGCTGCTTCATGCTGACTGATCCCCCAACTTCACCAGCCAAGACAAGGGATCAAGTCTTGTTTGGTGTAATTGCCGCGGTCGCGGGGTCAGTCGTATATGAGCTGTATGGAGGCCTAATGTATCTCTTTATCGGTCTGCTAGCCGGTAATGTATTTCATGTGCTGATGCAGCGACTAACCGCGAACCGACCAAAGTCGTCCTCGAAGCCATCATCAAAACCGAAATCGAAACCATTATCCACTTAA